In Salinigranum marinum, one DNA window encodes the following:
- a CDS encoding rhodanese-like domain-containing protein produces MTDSDAEATFTVDRKAWDLAEAADEVVETITVAELQVELAAADGEDGEDVPVLLDVRDIREAWIEGGIPGAKHAPRGMIEWWADPSTEYYKPFFHPSNRYVVYCNEAGRSALVARTLGEMGYDDVAHLDGGFTAWREAGGEVEDVPQRDYK; encoded by the coding sequence ATGACAGACAGCGATGCCGAGGCGACGTTCACGGTCGACCGGAAGGCGTGGGACCTCGCCGAGGCGGCCGACGAGGTCGTCGAGACGATCACGGTCGCGGAACTCCAAGTGGAACTCGCCGCCGCGGACGGAGAGGACGGGGAGGACGTACCCGTCCTGCTCGATGTCCGCGACATCCGCGAGGCGTGGATCGAAGGCGGGATCCCCGGCGCGAAACACGCGCCGCGCGGGATGATCGAGTGGTGGGCCGACCCCTCCACGGAGTACTACAAGCCGTTCTTCCACCCCTCGAATCGGTACGTCGTCTACTGCAACGAGGCCGGACGGTCGGCGCTCGTCGCGCGAACGCTCGGCGAGATGGGGTACGACGACGTCGCCCACCTCGACGGCGGGTTCACGGCGTGGCGGGAGGCGGGCGGCGAGGTCGAGGACGTGCCTCAGCGCGACTACAAGTAG
- a CDS encoding M20/M25/M40 family metallo-hydrolase: MTFRAYDDDLRRFTEQFIRFDTTDGNVAPAQEWLRSRLDDMGFETYRWEADAERLATHPSFPDDPDGIATADRPSVAGVLEFGDPEAGPTLVLNGHADVVPADEGIWTAEPFEPTWDDAGEALTARGAVDMKTAVGVCVFAARTVADAGPEIDGRLVVESVAGEEEGGIGAAAAALDSPYPFERDAAIVAEPTDLRPVVATEGCLMKRLELTGRSAHAARRWEGVDVLDLFETIRERFLDLEAERGARLSHPLYERFDNPLPLTIGIVEAGSWASTVAASLVAECRFGVAPGESVDEAEAEYEAALADVVDDDEWLSAHPPAFERFSIQFEPAEIAPDEPVVGAVQAAMNGRGLDGTEPLAETYGADNRHYVASGIPSVVFGPGRIEQAHFPDETLVWEDALVAGEVIADAAGRYLSTPE; the protein is encoded by the coding sequence ATGACGTTCCGCGCCTACGACGACGACCTCAGACGGTTCACCGAGCAGTTCATTCGGTTCGACACCACTGACGGAAACGTCGCGCCGGCACAGGAGTGGCTCCGCTCCCGCCTCGACGACATGGGGTTCGAGACCTACCGCTGGGAGGCCGACGCCGAGCGCCTCGCCACCCATCCCTCCTTCCCCGACGATCCCGACGGGATCGCGACCGCCGATCGCCCGAGCGTCGCGGGCGTCCTGGAGTTCGGCGACCCCGAGGCGGGGCCGACGCTCGTACTGAACGGCCACGCAGACGTCGTCCCCGCCGACGAGGGCATCTGGACCGCCGAGCCGTTCGAGCCGACGTGGGACGACGCGGGCGAAGCACTCACGGCCCGCGGGGCGGTCGACATGAAGACCGCGGTCGGGGTCTGCGTCTTCGCCGCGCGGACGGTCGCCGACGCCGGGCCCGAGATCGACGGCCGGCTCGTGGTTGAGTCCGTCGCCGGTGAGGAGGAGGGCGGCATCGGGGCCGCGGCGGCGGCGCTCGACAGCCCCTATCCGTTCGAGCGCGACGCCGCCATCGTGGCCGAACCGACGGATCTCCGGCCCGTCGTCGCCACGGAGGGCTGTCTGATGAAGCGGCTCGAACTGACGGGTCGGTCGGCCCACGCCGCCCGGCGGTGGGAGGGCGTCGACGTTCTCGACCTGTTCGAGACGATCCGCGAGCGCTTTCTCGACCTCGAAGCCGAACGGGGCGCGCGGCTCTCGCACCCGCTGTACGAGCGGTTCGACAACCCCCTGCCGCTCACGATCGGGATCGTCGAGGCGGGCTCGTGGGCCTCGACCGTCGCCGCCTCGCTCGTCGCCGAGTGCCGGTTCGGCGTCGCGCCCGGCGAGTCCGTCGACGAGGCCGAGGCCGAGTACGAGGCCGCGCTCGCGGACGTCGTCGACGACGACGAGTGGCTGTCGGCGCACCCTCCCGCGTTCGAGCGCTTTTCGATCCAGTTCGAGCCCGCCGAGATCGCCCCCGACGAGCCGGTCGTCGGCGCGGTCCAGGCGGCGATGAACGGCCGGGGACTCGACGGGACCGAGCCGCTGGCCGAGACGTACGGCGCGGACAACCGCCACTACGTCGCGAGCGGGATCCCGTCGGTCGTCTTCGGCCCGGGACGGATCGAGCAGGCGCACTTCCCCGACGAGACGCTCGTCTGGGAGGACGCGCTCGTCGCCGGCGAGGTCATCGCCGACGCCGCCGGTCGGTATCTGTCGACCCCGGAGTGA
- a CDS encoding UbiA family prenyltransferase, translating to MSIARHGDGTGAVLGALASQIHPVFMLPPLAASAFGAVLAGRFVAGLAAGHLFVVFCALYTAHVKDGYVDFHLRGEDADHPLTARGCRVALALATLGFAAGTAVLGVVVDGVAALLCLPGWIVGYLHAPQLDTHPVTATVGYPAGIGFALIGGYYVQARAVSVTVLAFAAVFVTILAGIKVIDDATDYAYDRSIDKRTVAVVLGRRRARGVAYGLMAAGLGGVLAFAGSGVFPPSSVGAVGAFGVVAAVARRAGDDDRLATMLLVRASYLFLAVLVIAVWFRPLS from the coding sequence ATGTCCATCGCACGACACGGGGATGGGACCGGTGCCGTTCTGGGCGCGCTGGCCTCACAGATCCATCCGGTGTTCATGCTCCCGCCGCTCGCCGCCTCCGCGTTCGGTGCGGTGCTCGCCGGGCGGTTCGTAGCCGGGCTCGCCGCGGGACACCTGTTCGTCGTCTTCTGCGCGCTGTACACGGCCCACGTGAAGGACGGCTACGTCGACTTCCACCTCCGGGGGGAGGACGCCGACCACCCGCTCACCGCGCGCGGCTGTCGGGTCGCGCTCGCCCTCGCGACCCTCGGCTTCGCCGCCGGAACCGCCGTCCTCGGGGTGGTCGTCGACGGCGTCGCGGCGCTGCTCTGCCTCCCGGGGTGGATCGTCGGCTACCTCCACGCCCCACAGCTCGACACGCATCCGGTGACGGCGACGGTCGGTTACCCGGCCGGGATCGGCTTCGCGCTGATCGGCGGCTACTACGTGCAGGCGCGGGCGGTGTCCGTGACGGTGCTCGCGTTCGCCGCCGTCTTCGTCACGATCCTCGCCGGCATCAAGGTGATCGACGACGCGACCGACTACGCGTACGACCGCTCGATCGACAAGCGGACCGTCGCGGTCGTTCTCGGACGTCGCCGCGCCCGTGGGGTGGCGTACGGCCTCATGGCCGCCGGGCTCGGAGGGGTGCTCGCGTTCGCCGGGAGCGGCGTCTTCCCCCCGTCGTCGGTCGGGGCCGTGGGCGCGTTCGGGGTCGTCGCCGCCGTCGCACGCCGGGCCGGTGACGACGACCGCCTCGCCACGATGCTCCTGGTCAGGGCGTCGTACCTCTTCCTCGCCGTGCTCGTGATCGCCGTCTGGTTCCGGCCGCTCTCGTGA
- a CDS encoding zf-TFIIB domain-containing protein, with product MDCPECGSTLVTYRLADREAPVCEQCGHVGIEAEHRGARVRVESWSDALRRFYGTTDADADAELTVPIRSGDRREGSERARVETWAEALRRFYGTTDDESA from the coding sequence ATGGACTGTCCCGAGTGTGGGTCGACGCTCGTGACGTACCGCCTCGCCGACCGCGAGGCACCCGTCTGCGAACAGTGCGGGCACGTCGGGATCGAAGCCGAACACCGCGGGGCACGGGTGCGCGTCGAGTCGTGGTCCGACGCGCTTCGACGGTTCTACGGGACGACCGATGCCGATGCCGACGCCGAGTTGACCGTCCCGATCCGTTCCGGCGATCGGCGCGAGGGGTCCGAACGGGCCCGTGTCGAGACGTGGGCGGAGGCGCTCCGGCGGTTCTACGGGACGACGGACGACGAGTCGGCGTGA
- a CDS encoding lycopene cyclase domain-containing protein has protein sequence MSVLALPDIGVLGPYTYLATELLWGAVALALLRYADAFREAARTTLVLYPFAYLWDWYTLEVGVFAIPLRTGVEFLGIPIEEHLFMFVVPAMVVGTHESLRRLLDEDD, from the coding sequence ATGTCCGTGCTCGCGCTCCCCGACATCGGCGTCCTCGGCCCGTACACGTATCTGGCGACCGAACTGCTCTGGGGGGCCGTCGCGCTCGCGCTCCTCCGGTACGCCGACGCCTTTCGAGAGGCGGCCCGGACGACGCTCGTGCTCTATCCCTTCGCGTACCTCTGGGACTGGTACACCCTCGAAGTCGGCGTCTTCGCCATCCCCCTCCGGACCGGCGTCGAGTTCCTCGGCATCCCCATCGAGGAGCACCTCTTCATGTTCGTCGTCCCGGCGATGGTCGTCGGCACGCACGAGTCGCTCCGCCGGCTGCTCGACGAGGACGACTGA
- a CDS encoding FAD-binding oxidoreductase, whose protein sequence is MTTAPAAFLADVLPDDQYSTAANDRDGHSRDWATTPEEAVEPDVVVWPESTDDVSTVLAAATEHGVPVTPFAAATGIEGNAVPTHGGISLDMTRMDSVLEIRPDDFQIDVQPGVLGSEVNEALERYGLFFPPLPTSGDIATIGGMIATNAAGKQTVKYGKVGDWVLELEAVLADGAVVEPGTRAAKSSSGYNLRDLLIGSEGTLAVVTRATLKLAGRPEQRRAGRVVFDSFDTAAAAASDVVRSGVDVAALELIDGLSAEAVNAYLGGSLPEKPMAFFEFHANHGIEEELDFCRTVLSGYDPLSVEFGDESAQADLWAARRELADATRAYYPDRQSTAAGDVAVPISRYPELIDRIHDLSDECGLPIPCFGHAGDGNVHFDVFADPDDEAEWARGVEAYETVVSEAIRMGGTATAEHGVGRGKRKFMIEEHGADGVRAMRALKRALDPDGVLNPGKVLPEPDVTDD, encoded by the coding sequence ATGACGACGGCACCAGCGGCGTTCCTCGCCGACGTGTTACCCGACGACCAGTACTCGACGGCGGCGAACGACCGCGACGGCCACTCGCGAGACTGGGCCACTACCCCCGAAGAGGCGGTCGAACCCGACGTGGTCGTCTGGCCCGAGTCCACCGACGACGTCTCGACGGTGCTGGCCGCGGCGACCGAACACGGCGTTCCCGTCACCCCGTTCGCCGCCGCGACGGGCATCGAGGGCAACGCCGTCCCCACCCACGGCGGCATCAGCCTCGACATGACGCGGATGGATTCCGTGCTCGAGATCCGCCCCGACGACTTCCAGATCGACGTCCAACCGGGCGTGCTCGGGAGCGAGGTCAACGAGGCGCTCGAACGCTACGGCCTCTTCTTCCCGCCGCTGCCCACCTCGGGCGACATCGCCACGATCGGCGGGATGATCGCGACGAACGCCGCGGGCAAACAGACCGTCAAGTACGGCAAGGTGGGCGACTGGGTGCTGGAACTGGAGGCCGTCCTCGCCGACGGCGCCGTCGTCGAACCCGGGACGCGCGCGGCGAAGAGCTCCTCGGGCTACAACCTCCGCGACCTGCTCATCGGCAGCGAGGGCACCCTCGCCGTGGTGACGCGCGCCACGCTGAAACTCGCGGGCCGGCCCGAACAGCGACGCGCCGGGCGGGTCGTCTTCGACTCGTTCGACACCGCCGCCGCCGCCGCGTCCGACGTCGTCCGGTCGGGGGTGGACGTCGCGGCGCTCGAACTCATCGACGGGCTGTCGGCCGAGGCGGTCAACGCCTACCTCGGCGGCTCCCTCCCCGAGAAACCGATGGCCTTCTTCGAGTTCCACGCCAACCACGGCATCGAGGAGGAACTCGACTTCTGCCGGACGGTGCTGTCGGGGTACGACCCGCTCTCGGTCGAGTTCGGCGACGAGTCCGCCCAGGCCGACCTCTGGGCGGCACGGCGCGAACTCGCCGACGCGACGCGCGCGTACTACCCCGACCGCCAGTCGACCGCCGCCGGCGACGTCGCGGTGCCGATCTCCCGCTATCCGGAGCTGATCGACCGGATCCACGACCTCTCCGACGAGTGTGGCCTCCCGATCCCCTGCTTCGGGCACGCCGGCGACGGCAACGTCCACTTCGACGTCTTCGCCGACCCCGACGACGAGGCCGAGTGGGCCCGCGGCGTCGAGGCGTACGAGACGGTCGTGAGCGAGGCGATTCGGATGGGCGGCACCGCCACGGCCGAACACGGGGTCGGGCGGGGCAAGCGCAAGTTCATGATCGAGGAACACGGCGCGGACGGCGTTCGTGCGATGCGCGCGCTCAAGCGCGCGTTGGACCCCGACGGGGTCCTCAACCCCGGCAAGGTCCTCCCGGAGCCGGACGTGACGGACGACTGA
- a CDS encoding DoxX family protein, whose product MDSTDAVGTLARGERVADPLARVGIGLVILLAGIHKLLAPEAWAVYVVSPFDRLLPMTPVEFMLLNGVLEPPFALALLADRYTVFAAGFVTLSLVATVAYLSVAALLAGGAFVDVIVRDVGLAALAASVTIRAAARSD is encoded by the coding sequence ATGGACAGCACGGACGCCGTCGGGACACTCGCCCGCGGTGAGCGCGTCGCCGACCCCCTCGCACGGGTCGGCATCGGCCTCGTCATCCTCCTCGCCGGGATCCACAAACTGCTCGCGCCGGAGGCGTGGGCGGTGTACGTCGTGTCGCCGTTCGACCGACTGCTCCCGATGACGCCCGTCGAGTTCATGCTCCTCAACGGCGTGCTGGAGCCGCCGTTCGCGCTCGCGCTGCTGGCCGACCGCTACACCGTGTTCGCGGCCGGGTTCGTCACCCTCTCGCTGGTCGCGACGGTCGCGTATCTCTCGGTCGCCGCCCTGTTGGCCGGCGGTGCGTTCGTCGACGTCATCGTCCGCGACGTCGGCCTCGCCGCGCTCGCCGCGAGCGTCACGATCCGCGCGGCGGCTCGCTCCGACTGA
- a CDS encoding aldehyde ferredoxin oxidoreductase family protein, which yields MTELGGFQDHVARVDLSSGDVAYEGIDDEDAKKYIGARGLGVKYVFDNGPDIDPMSEENLIAFMNGPLTGTQVTMSGRIAVCTKSPLTGTVTDSHHGGWSGARLKWAGFDGLLFEGKADGPVYAYVEDGEVELRDASHLWGKGVHETRDTIGEEIEGEFGKNLSAMMIGQGGENQVKYACIVNEDDRASGRGGTGCVMGSKNLKAIVIKSGTKMPKPKDPETFKKGFQQAMSAIRESDVTAPNEGGLSVYGTNVLMNISEEMDGHPTKNGKYTSSHSMNAAEGTDLDAERISGENVRENILVDEPTCHSCPVACKKEVEVSTTVKGEEMNVRMESYEYESAWALGTNSGNDDRDKIAVMIDRCNDVGVDTIEAGNMLAMGMEMTEKGYLDEIGEGIDWGDADEMIEMLDRIAHRDGPLADALAGGAAGAAEEFDAHDCRLDVKNETIPAYDPRCMKGMGIAYATSNRGACHLRGYTPAAEILGIPEKVDPYEWEGKGELTATFQDLHAISDSFDICKFNAFAEGVEEYVLQYNGMTGLDVSEDELMQAGERVYNLERYFNNLAGFDGSDDSLPARFVEGDEAIPGQGASEGELCELDQMKEEYYAHRGWVDGVVPDEKLDELGIDVGPGTGVSSGSGAGTPADD from the coding sequence ATGACAGAACTAGGCGGATTCCAAGATCACGTCGCGCGCGTCGACCTGTCGTCGGGCGACGTCGCGTACGAGGGCATCGACGACGAGGACGCGAAGAAGTATATCGGCGCGCGCGGGCTGGGCGTCAAGTACGTCTTCGACAACGGGCCGGACATCGACCCGATGAGCGAGGAGAACCTCATCGCGTTCATGAACGGGCCGCTCACGGGGACGCAGGTGACCATGAGCGGTCGGATCGCCGTCTGCACGAAATCCCCGCTCACGGGCACCGTCACCGACTCGCACCACGGCGGCTGGTCGGGCGCTCGCCTCAAGTGGGCCGGCTTCGACGGCCTGCTCTTCGAGGGGAAAGCCGACGGCCCCGTCTACGCTTACGTCGAGGACGGCGAGGTCGAACTCCGTGACGCCTCCCACCTCTGGGGCAAGGGCGTCCACGAGACCCGCGACACCATCGGCGAGGAGATCGAGGGCGAGTTCGGCAAGAACCTCTCCGCCATGATGATCGGGCAGGGCGGGGAGAACCAGGTCAAGTACGCCTGCATCGTCAACGAGGACGACCGTGCGAGCGGGAGAGGCGGCACGGGCTGTGTGATGGGGTCGAAGAACCTCAAAGCGATCGTCATCAAGTCCGGGACGAAGATGCCGAAGCCGAAGGACCCCGAGACGTTCAAGAAGGGGTTCCAGCAGGCGATGTCGGCCATCCGCGAGTCGGACGTCACCGCCCCGAACGAGGGCGGCCTCTCGGTGTACGGGACGAACGTGCTGATGAACATCTCCGAGGAGATGGACGGTCACCCGACGAAGAACGGGAAGTACACCTCGTCGCACTCGATGAACGCCGCGGAGGGGACGGACCTCGACGCCGAGCGCATCAGCGGCGAGAACGTCCGCGAGAACATCCTCGTCGACGAGCCGACCTGTCACTCCTGCCCCGTGGCCTGCAAGAAGGAGGTCGAGGTCTCGACCACGGTCAAAGGCGAGGAGATGAACGTCCGGATGGAGTCGTACGAGTACGAGTCCGCCTGGGCGCTCGGAACGAACTCCGGTAACGACGACCGCGACAAGATCGCGGTGATGATCGACCGGTGTAACGACGTCGGCGTCGACACCATCGAGGCGGGCAACATGCTTGCGATGGGCATGGAGATGACCGAGAAAGGCTACCTCGACGAGATCGGCGAGGGGATCGACTGGGGCGACGCCGACGAGATGATCGAGATGCTCGACCGCATCGCCCACCGCGACGGCCCGCTCGCCGACGCGCTCGCCGGGGGTGCCGCCGGCGCGGCCGAGGAGTTCGACGCCCACGACTGCCGGCTCGACGTCAAGAACGAGACCATCCCGGCGTACGACCCGCGCTGTATGAAGGGCATGGGCATCGCCTACGCCACCTCCAACCGGGGGGCGTGCCACCTCCGTGGCTACACGCCGGCCGCCGAGATCCTCGGCATCCCCGAGAAGGTCGACCCCTACGAGTGGGAGGGCAAGGGTGAACTCACCGCGACGTTCCAGGACCTCCACGCCATCTCGGACTCGTTCGACATCTGCAAGTTCAACGCGTTCGCCGAGGGCGTCGAGGAGTACGTGCTCCAGTACAACGGCATGACCGGCCTCGACGTGAGCGAGGACGAACTCATGCAGGCGGGCGAGCGCGTCTACAACCTCGAACGCTACTTCAACAACCTCGCCGGCTTCGACGGCTCCGACGACTCCCTGCCGGCCCGGTTCGTCGAGGGCGACGAGGCCATCCCCGGTCAGGGTGCCAGCGAGGGCGAACTCTGCGAACTCGACCAGATGAAAGAAGAGTACTACGCACACCGCGGCTGGGTCGACGGCGTCGTTCCCGACGAGAAACTCGACGAACTCGGCATCGACGTCGGTCCCGGCACCGGCGTCTCCTCGGGCAGCGGTGCGGGCACGCCCGCCGACGACTGA
- a CDS encoding substrate-binding domain-containing protein: MSRKPSFGRREVLKTTGAALAAGTVAGCLGGGGGGGGGGDRVPMDITEWPPEDFSSNLNMMNWYDSWAEWAMEEFGNEYDVEVTNEGFSSPDQWYSRLQAGNTEIDNIAATTNWVERSINNDFLHELPVDVMPAWQNVTENIKEASSYQQDGSTYAIPEALVLYPLTYNTDHFDSAPESWGVLWDESLEGEIMMWDNSTVSCQIAAMYTGQDPISPSDFGEIEEVLKQQKPLLRTYWGDYEQGMQLFVNEDVVAGPLTMGRTYTARFSEGAPVNYTAPSEGAMFTSDLFVIPKGAPNPITSLLFTNWASEKPNAAQLFETMGYKPGVDIQSELSEQDREFTTWPSDWNLVFSETLSDDVRSRYDEIWTAVKAA, from the coding sequence ATGTCACGGAAGCCGTCGTTCGGGCGAAGAGAGGTACTGAAGACGACCGGGGCCGCGCTGGCCGCTGGCACCGTCGCTGGCTGTCTCGGCGGCGGCGGCGGAGGCGGCGGCGGTGGCGACCGGGTACCGATGGATATCACCGAGTGGCCCCCCGAGGATTTCTCCTCGAACCTCAACATGATGAACTGGTACGACAGTTGGGCCGAGTGGGCCATGGAGGAGTTCGGCAACGAGTACGACGTCGAGGTGACGAACGAGGGCTTCTCGTCGCCCGACCAGTGGTACTCCCGGCTGCAGGCCGGTAACACGGAGATCGACAACATCGCGGCGACGACCAACTGGGTCGAGCGCTCGATCAACAACGACTTCCTCCACGAACTCCCCGTCGACGTCATGCCCGCGTGGCAGAACGTCACGGAGAACATCAAGGAGGCCTCGTCGTACCAGCAGGACGGCTCGACGTACGCCATCCCCGAGGCGCTCGTGCTCTACCCCCTGACGTACAACACGGATCACTTCGACTCCGCGCCGGAGTCGTGGGGGGTCCTCTGGGACGAGTCCCTCGAAGGCGAGATCATGATGTGGGACAACTCGACCGTCTCCTGTCAGATCGCGGCGATGTACACCGGGCAGGACCCCATCTCGCCGTCTGACTTCGGGGAGATCGAAGAGGTGCTCAAACAGCAGAAACCCCTCCTCCGAACGTACTGGGGCGACTACGAACAGGGGATGCAGCTGTTCGTCAACGAGGACGTCGTCGCCGGCCCGCTGACGATGGGCCGGACTTACACGGCGCGGTTCAGCGAGGGTGCGCCCGTGAACTACACCGCGCCGAGCGAGGGAGCGATGTTCACCTCCGACCTCTTCGTCATCCCGAAGGGTGCGCCGAACCCGATTACGAGCCTGCTCTTCACCAACTGGGCCTCGGAGAAGCCCAACGCCGCCCAGCTGTTCGAGACGATGGGGTACAAACCCGGCGTCGACATCCAGAGCGAACTCTCCGAACAGGACCGCGAGTTCACGACGTGGCCCTCCGACTGGAACCTCGTCTTCTCGGAGACGCTCTCGGACGACGTCCGCTCGCGATACGACGAGATCTGGACCGCGGTGAAGGCAGCGTAG
- a CDS encoding DUF7139 domain-containing protein: MDASQDGENLLLGLYRRYVGPPEAERTVYGGFGLFFGGIGLALIGIVVFLASATVPADDLFRYTLREIAGGAGAVGLPALLLGVTVLLPVDRKVLYAAGVGTAVCLVGVGLFAASYPYAWNVVGSDRSGQVVAVYAAGIVAVIGATGAALVGHHIDRASTTTERVVEREETETTTSTTGETATVTADQVRRDIDEAMADSELSWGGVEKTKTKRLQLNTAEIDEIDGSNVADVEATTVRSAGRNVDDAVDAMKGLRGGETKQARSTQTTDDQTAALQALRDKQAAEELSTDDESVVGRLRNIFS; encoded by the coding sequence ATGGACGCGAGTCAGGACGGCGAGAACCTCCTCCTCGGGTTGTACCGGCGGTACGTCGGCCCGCCCGAGGCGGAACGAACGGTCTACGGGGGCTTCGGGCTGTTCTTCGGCGGGATCGGGCTGGCACTCATCGGGATCGTGGTCTTCCTCGCGAGCGCGACGGTGCCGGCCGACGACCTCTTCCGGTACACGCTCCGGGAGATCGCCGGCGGGGCCGGTGCGGTGGGGTTGCCGGCGCTGTTGCTCGGGGTCACCGTCCTCCTGCCCGTCGACCGGAAGGTGCTCTACGCCGCCGGCGTCGGCACCGCCGTCTGTCTGGTCGGCGTCGGCCTGTTCGCCGCCTCGTACCCCTACGCGTGGAACGTCGTCGGCTCCGACCGGAGCGGACAGGTGGTCGCGGTCTACGCGGCGGGCATCGTCGCCGTCATCGGCGCGACGGGTGCCGCACTCGTTGGCCACCACATCGACCGGGCCTCGACCACGACCGAGCGGGTCGTCGAACGCGAGGAGACCGAGACGACGACGTCCACGACCGGCGAGACCGCGACCGTCACGGCCGACCAGGTCCGCCGCGACATCGACGAGGCGATGGCCGACTCGGAGCTGTCGTGGGGAGGGGTCGAGAAGACGAAGACGAAACGGCTCCAGCTGAACACGGCCGAGATCGACGAGATCGACGGCTCGAACGTCGCCGACGTGGAGGCGACGACCGTCCGGAGCGCGGGGCGGAACGTCGACGACGCGGTCGACGCGATGAAGGGACTCCGGGGTGGGGAGACGAAACAGGCGCGCAGCACTCAGACCACCGACGACCAGACCGCCGCGCTACAGGCGCTCCGCGACAAACAGGCCGCGGAGGAACTCTCCACCGACGACGAGAGCGTCGTCGGCCGTCTACGGAACATCTTCTCCTGA
- a CDS encoding nuclear transport factor 2 family protein yields the protein MVPLDHGTFRAWLDEYATAWETGDADAAASLFADNATYHETPFTEPLEGRGAIREYWADATATQEEIACETAVEALGRDHGLARFNASFVRRGNPVEIDGLLQARFLGGDCVEFREWWHTQR from the coding sequence ATGGTCCCACTCGACCACGGAACGTTCCGCGCCTGGCTCGACGAGTACGCGACCGCGTGGGAGACGGGTGACGCCGACGCGGCGGCGTCGCTGTTCGCAGACAACGCGACCTACCACGAGACCCCGTTCACCGAGCCGCTGGAGGGTCGTGGCGCGATCCGTGAGTACTGGGCCGACGCGACCGCGACCCAGGAGGAGATCGCGTGTGAAACCGCGGTCGAGGCGCTCGGGCGGGACCACGGCCTCGCGCGGTTCAACGCGTCGTTCGTCCGCCGGGGGAACCCGGTCGAGATCGACGGCCTCCTCCAGGCGCGGTTTCTCGGCGGCGACTGCGTCGAGTTCCGCGAGTGGTGGCACACACAGCGGTGA